A DNA window from Flavisolibacter ginsenosidimutans contains the following coding sequences:
- a CDS encoding DUF6766 family protein — protein sequence MKWLRNNSLSLVFLMLFLFSMVGQSITGLKQYNEEMKERGGPQATMGKYFSSGHFIEATFENWESEFLQMALFVVLTMFLYQKGSSESKDPEKKEEVDKEPNPKKKGASWPVKKGGFILAFYKHSLSIALFVLFLLSFFAHFYGSLKNYNQHQLLKGLSAEAAGEYIGNSKFWFESFQNWQSEFLSVFAIVILSIFLRQKGSPQSKPVDAPDYETGE from the coding sequence ATGAAGTGGTTGCGGAACAATAGCCTTTCACTTGTTTTTCTGATGTTGTTTCTTTTTTCAATGGTTGGGCAAAGCATTACCGGCCTCAAACAATACAACGAGGAAATGAAGGAGAGAGGTGGCCCGCAGGCAACGATGGGGAAATATTTTTCATCGGGTCATTTTATCGAAGCCACGTTTGAGAACTGGGAAAGTGAGTTTTTGCAAATGGCTTTATTTGTCGTGCTCACCATGTTCCTTTATCAAAAAGGTTCGTCCGAATCAAAAGACCCGGAGAAAAAAGAAGAAGTGGACAAAGAGCCCAATCCCAAAAAGAAGGGCGCATCCTGGCCGGTAAAAAAAGGAGGATTTATCCTGGCGTTTTACAAGCACTCGCTTTCTATTGCGTTGTTTGTTCTTTTCCTTCTAAGTTTCTTCGCCCATTTTTACGGAAGCTTAAAAAACTATAACCAACATCAACTGTTGAAAGGCCTGTCTGCCGAGGCAGCGGGAGAATACATCGGCAATTCGAAGTTTTGGTTCGAGTCTTTTCAAAACTGGCAAAGCGAATTTCTCTCTGTTTTTGCCATCGTCATTTTAAGTATTTTTCTGCGGCAGAAAGGCTCGCCGCAATCAAAACCCGTGGACGCACCGGATTACGAAACGGGAGAGTGA
- the ytxJ gene encoding bacillithiol system redox-active protein YtxJ: MNWNYLTDEGQLQEIISQSQTKPQVIFKHSTRCSISAVALQRMQKAKQPDGLDFYFLDLLAHRPLSNKVAEVFGVHHESPQVLLIKDGKCIFDESHLGISMNDLVAEAM; encoded by the coding sequence ATGAACTGGAATTATCTGACCGACGAAGGGCAGTTACAAGAGATTATTTCGCAGTCGCAAACCAAACCACAGGTTATTTTCAAGCACAGCACTCGCTGTTCCATCAGCGCTGTTGCTTTGCAACGCATGCAAAAGGCCAAGCAGCCCGACGGCCTTGATTTTTATTTTCTCGACCTGCTGGCCCACAGGCCGCTGTCCAATAAAGTAGCCGAAGTTTTTGGCGTTCACCACGAGTCTCCGCAAGTGCTGCTCATCAAAGACGGTAAATGTATTTTCGACGAAAGCCATTTGGGTATTTCCATGAACGATTTGGTGGCCGAGGCGATGTAA
- a CDS encoding 3'-5' exonuclease, whose protein sequence is MLQLKKPLAVIDIEATGSNATTDRIVEIAMVKYLPDGTRTVKRKIINPQMPIPPSIVDIHGITDEMVKDAPTFKQAAHEIKQFLDGCDIACYNAYRLDVPLLMEEFIRAEVDFDFKSRKLVDVQKIFHTMEQRTLSAAYKFYCNKPLEDAHSAEADAAATAEILFAQVERYPQLGTSVESIIKAVGEDNVIDFARRLAYDEKGVEVFNFGKHKGRPIADVLKTEPQYYDWMMKGEFPMNTKQKLTEIYTRIMLKKRLS, encoded by the coding sequence ATGTTACAACTGAAAAAACCACTTGCTGTAATTGACATTGAAGCAACCGGCTCAAATGCAACCACCGATCGCATTGTAGAAATCGCAATGGTAAAATACCTGCCCGATGGCACACGCACGGTAAAGCGCAAGATCATCAATCCGCAAATGCCCATTCCGCCATCCATTGTAGACATTCACGGCATCACCGACGAAATGGTAAAAGATGCGCCCACGTTTAAGCAGGCCGCGCATGAAATAAAGCAGTTTTTGGACGGTTGCGACATTGCCTGCTATAATGCTTACCGCCTAGACGTTCCGCTACTGATGGAAGAATTCATCCGCGCCGAAGTGGACTTTGATTTCAAAAGCCGCAAGCTTGTTGACGTGCAAAAAATCTTTCACACCATGGAACAGCGTACACTGTCGGCGGCCTATAAATTTTACTGCAACAAACCGCTGGAAGATGCACACAGCGCCGAAGCCGATGCAGCCGCCACGGCCGAAATACTTTTTGCGCAGGTTGAACGTTATCCTCAATTAGGAACCAGTGTTGAGAGCATTATTAAAGCCGTCGGAGAGGACAACGTGATTGACTTTGCCCGCCGCTTGGCTTACGATGAAAAAGGCGTCGAGGTTTTCAACTTCGGCAAGCACAAAGGCCGTCCCATTGCCGATGTTTTAAAGACCGAACCGCAGTATTACGACTGGATGATGAAAGGCGAGTTCCCGATGAACACAAAGCAAAAGCTGACCGAGATTTACACCCGCATCATGCTTAAAAAACGCCTAAGCTAA
- a CDS encoding UDP-N-acetylmuramate--L-alanine ligase, translating to MKIHFISIGGSVMHQLAIALKRKGYQITGSDDEIFEPAKTALEEEGILPKEVGWDEKNIQPGLDAVILGMHAKADNPELLKAKELNLPIYSFPEYIFKESKNKTRVVVGGSHGKTTTTAMIMHVLRQAGKDFDYLVGARLQGFDQSVNITDAPVIVCEGDEYPASAIEKRPKFHFLYPNIAVLTGIAWDHINVFPTFDFYLEQFVIFINKIETGGHLIYNETDATLKELVEKNRREDIHYHPYSVPQHSIKNGVTTVTIEGVETSLKVFGAHNLLNLHAAWLVTKQLGLEAQTFANAISTFAGAAKRLELMAKNDSTVFYRDFAHAPSKVKATIEAAKAQFPEKKLIGILELHTFSSLNEAFMNEYEGALDAADEAAVFYSKHALELKRMPELKKEAVKQGFAKENLNVINERKDLEDWLNKRDFENAVVLFMSSGAYDGFDAAAFSEKITTAAE from the coding sequence ATGAAAATCCACTTTATATCCATCGGGGGCAGCGTGATGCACCAACTGGCCATTGCTTTAAAACGCAAAGGCTATCAAATTACCGGCAGCGACGACGAGATTTTTGAACCCGCAAAAACAGCCCTTGAAGAAGAAGGGATCTTGCCAAAAGAAGTTGGCTGGGACGAAAAAAATATTCAGCCCGGTCTTGATGCCGTGATTCTTGGGATGCACGCAAAGGCCGACAACCCCGAACTCCTTAAAGCAAAAGAACTGAACCTGCCTATCTATTCTTTTCCCGAATACATTTTTAAAGAAAGCAAGAATAAAACGAGAGTTGTCGTAGGCGGCAGTCACGGAAAAACTACAACAACGGCCATGATTATGCACGTGCTGCGGCAAGCCGGAAAAGATTTTGATTACCTCGTTGGCGCACGGTTGCAAGGCTTTGATCAATCGGTGAACATTACCGATGCGCCGGTAATCGTTTGCGAAGGCGATGAATATCCCGCAAGCGCAATAGAAAAGCGTCCCAAATTTCATTTTCTCTATCCGAACATCGCTGTTCTTACCGGCATTGCCTGGGACCACATCAACGTGTTTCCCACTTTTGACTTTTACCTCGAACAGTTTGTCATCTTTATCAACAAAATTGAAACAGGCGGACATCTTATTTACAACGAAACGGATGCAACGCTGAAAGAATTGGTGGAGAAGAACAGGAGAGAAGACATTCATTACCATCCTTATTCAGTACCGCAGCACAGCATCAAAAACGGCGTTACAACGGTGACCATCGAAGGCGTAGAAACAAGCCTGAAAGTTTTTGGCGCACACAACTTGCTCAATCTTCACGCGGCATGGCTGGTAACAAAGCAATTGGGATTAGAAGCGCAAACCTTCGCAAACGCGATTAGCACATTTGCTGGTGCAGCCAAGCGGCTGGAATTAATGGCGAAAAATGATTCAACCGTTTTCTATCGCGACTTTGCCCACGCACCTTCTAAAGTAAAAGCCACTATTGAAGCCGCCAAAGCGCAGTTTCCCGAAAAAAAACTTATTGGCATTTTAGAGTTGCACACGTTCAGTAGTTTGAACGAAGCGTTTATGAACGAGTACGAAGGCGCATTGGACGCTGCCGACGAAGCAGCGGTTTTTTACAGCAAACACGCCTTGGAATTAAAGCGCATGCCCGAACTAAAAAAAGAAGCGGTGAAACAGGGTTTTGCAAAAGAGAACCTTAACGTGATAAACGAGCGGAAAGATTTGGAAGACTGGTTGAACAAAAGAGATTTCGAAAATGCAGTTGTGCTGTTTATGAGCTCAGGAGCTTACGACGGGTTTGACGCCGCAGCTTTCAGCGAAAAGATTACCACTGCAGCCGAATAA